TCAtattctcctaaacactcattctctattttccactcatttttttctaaacactcattttctcctaaacactcatttttttctaaacactcattttctcctaaacactcattttcttctaaacactcattttcttctaaacgctcattttctcctaaacactcattttctcctaaacactcatctTTTATTTCACACTCGTTTTTTGTCtcactctccttctccttgcaaATGTCacttacaattttaaatttgcataaattcatAAAATCCCTACCTAACACAGCCTCATAGCCCATCGACTCGTCTGCCACTACTAGTAATTCAAAGttgattcgatttttgttaataattacaaaactGGGTATTTTACCAAAGATGTTAAGTTTGCTATTATTTAGTCCAACATAAGCGTAATCcgcatttttattcaaaataaattcaatttctctgtttttcttgtctttgtTAAACTTATATAAACTTAAATCATCTTCTTTGATTTCGTTCGAACTTAATCGTGAGCGCTCTTCCACTTTATTTAGGTTATTTTCCGACTGGTGCTCTAGACACGATAACTTCATAAAACTTATTGGGCTCCCTGAGTCGATGAGGCAATCTAAGGACAAGCATTTGTTATTGTAATTGCTaatgtatatattaaatttgtatatataatcgTTATGTACCTTGTACTTCTTTTCGTCACAGTGTGACACCTGGTGACTCATGCTGCCGCATCCGTAGCACGCTCCTCTTTCGCGCTTGGGCTTGCGGCACTCCCCTGCCACGTGGCCCAAAGAGTTGCAGTTGTAGCAGCGAATGGGTGTTGGCGAGGCTCCAGTGTTTGCCCCTTCAGTTGAACCGTACTTCTTTGGCAGCATGATCTTCTCGAACGCCTTGAGTAGTTGATATGGAGCGCCAAAGCACTGCATGTGGGCTTGCCTACGCAGGCCTACATCTGGGATACCTTCGATGACTCCGTCAATAAACTCCTCGTCGTCAATGACTATGCGGGATGCCAGCGACACTTTGGCGTTGAAGTACATCGAGAACTCCTCGCCACGTGCCCATGAACGGGACTCGAACTTGCGACGGAGCAACAGTTTGCTTTCCTTGGGATGGAAAGTGTCTTCCATGACGTTCAACAATTGATCGATTGGCAGCGACATGTGTTCCGGACTCGAATGCAGCCACACCAATGCTTTGTCCTTAAGCTTCGACATTAGCAGCATTAGTAGCTTCTCATCCTTCAGTTTGTTCACTTTTGCGACGGCCTTAAACTGCGCGATCCAAGTTGTGACGTCATCGTTGTTTCCAGAAGTGTTGCCATGATATGTTGGCAACATGTCTTTGGCGGCATTTAGCAACATGACGCCAGCGTCATTGTTGGCGGCTGGTgctgtgttctctcctctcccttccttctccctctcgctctgcagcttcagcagctcgaTTTGCAGTTTTAACATTTCAACCTCTGCTCGATAT
The sequence above is a segment of the Drosophila pseudoobscura strain MV-25-SWS-2005 chromosome X, UCI_Dpse_MV25, whole genome shotgun sequence genome. Coding sequences within it:
- the LOC117184893 gene encoding uncharacterized protein — encoded protein: MSDLVGTEEFSAAQLREWLESLNLPKGGSKAAMAARLNEIPVELRGQGPPAAETCENEREDEAAADQDSTKSERKEKNEKAPQAPGHNNNQGEYRAEVEMLKLQIELLKLQSEREKEGRGENTAPAANNDAGVMLLNAAKDMLPTYHGNTSGNNDDVTTWIAQFKAVAKVNKLKDEKLLMLLMSKLKDKALVWLHSSPEHMSLPIDQLLNVMEDTFHPKESKLLLRRKFESRSWARGEEFSMYFNAKVSLASRIVIDDEEFIDGVIEGIPDVGLRRQAHMQCFGAPYQLLKAFEKIMLPKKYGSTEGANTGASPTPIRCYNCNSLGHVAGECRKPKRERGACYGCGSMSHQVSHCDEKKYKIASSTQGAQ